Within Massilia litorea, the genomic segment ACCACGGCCGAGGCCCTGCACGCCGGCACGGCCCAGCTGGTGGTGCCGCTCGCGCACGACCAGTTCGACAACGGCGCGCGGGTGGAAGCGCTCAGCGTCGGGCTGTCGCTGCCGGCCACGCGGCTGAATACCCGGCGCCTGGTGGCGGGGCTGGAAGCGCTGCTCGACGACGATGGCTTGCGTGGGCGTTGCCGGGCGGTGGCGGGCAATTTCCGCGGCGATGCCGGGGTGGGGGCGGTAGTTAAAGCGCTCGAAGAAATGGTGCACACGACGTATCGATGACCCCTGCGCTGCATCTGACGTAGGGTGGAGTCCCGACTCCACGCGTTGACGGCGTTTGCCCTGTCGAGGCTGTTCTTCCGCTGGTTGAACGCGTGGAGTCAGGAGGCTCGGCGCCCCCCTCCACCCTACGTGGCAACGCCGCCTCGGTGTGTCACCGCACCGTCAGCCTTTCCTGAGCACGATTAAATGGAAGCATCAACAGGACGGAACACGACGATGCGACGCAAAGCGGACGGGAACGTGACTGCAGGCAAGGAAACAGGCACGCCAACAGGAGGCCAGGGCCGCCCCGGCTATGTGCGTGTGCGCGGCGCGCGCGAGCACAACCTGAAAAACGTCAGCCTCGACATCCCGCGGGACGCGCTGGTCGTGTTCACGGGCGTGTCCGGCTCGGGCAAGTCCTCGCTCGCCTTCGGCACCCTGTACGCGGAAGCGCAGCGGCGCTATCTGGAATCGGTCTCGCCCTATGCGCGCCGCCTGTTCCACCAGATGCCGGTGCCGGAAGTCGACGAGATCGACGGCTTGCCGCCGGCGGTCGCCCTGCAGCAGCAGCGCGGCTCGCCCACCACGCGCTCCTCGGTCGGCAGCGTCAGTACCTTGTCGAATTCCCTGCGCATGCTGTATTCGCGCGCCGGCGACTATCCGCCCGGGCAGGAACTGCTGTATGCCGAATCGTTTTCGCCGAATACCCCGGAAGGCGCCTGTCCACAATGCTCGGGCCTGGGCCGCGTGTATGAAGTGACCGAACAGTCGATGGTGCCGGACGATACGCTCACCATCCGTGAGCGCGCGGTGGCGGCCTGGCCGCCCGCCTGGCACGGCCAGAACCTGCGCGACATCCTGGTAACGATGGGCTACGACGTCGACACGCCCTGGCGCGACTTGCCGAAGAAGGACCGCGACTGGATTTTATATACCGACGAGACGCCGACCGTGCCCGTCTACGCCGGCCTGACGCCCGCGGAAACGAAGGTCGCCCTGAAGCGCAAGGAAACGCCGAGCTACCAGGGCACCTTCACGGGCGCGCGGCGCTATGTGCTGCAGACCTTCGCCACGACGGAGAGCGCCTCGATGAAAAAGCGCGTGGCGCGCTACATGGTCAGCACCGAATGCCCGCTCTGCCGCGGCAAGCGCCTGCGCCAGGAAGCGCTGTCCGTCACCTTCGGCGGCGTCGACATCGCCGACATTTCGCGCATGCCGCTGGCGCGCTTGCACGCCATGCTGCTCCCCTTTGCGAACGGCAAGGGAATCGCGGACAAGCGCCGCGCCAGACTGCACCCCGAGCAGCTGATCGTCACCCAGCGCATCGCCGAAGACCTGGTCGCGCGCCTCGACGTGCTGCTGGCGCTGGGCCTCGGCTATCTCGCGCTCGAGCGCAGCACGCCGACCTTGTCGCCTGGCGAACTCCAGCGCCTGCGCCTGGCGACCCAGGTGCGCTCGAACCTGTTCGGCGTCGTGTATGTGCTGGACGAACCCTCGGCCGGGCTGCACCCGGCCGATACCGAAGCCCTGCTCACCGCGCTCGACCAATTGAAAGCCTCGGGCAATTCGCTGTTCGTGGTCGAGCACGCGCTGGACGTGATCCGCTGCGCCGACTGGATCGTCGACGTCGGCCCGGCCGCCGGAGAAAAGGGCGGCGAGGTGCTCTACAGCGGCGCGCCCGAGGGCCTGAAACAGGTCGAGGCGTCGCAGACCCGGCGCTACTTGTTCGACGAGGCGCCCTTGCAGGCACGCGAACGGCGCGAGCCCGCCGGCTGGCTGCGCCTGGAAGGCGTCACCCGCAACAACCTGAACAAGCTGAAAGTCCAGTTCCCGCTCGGCGTGCTGACCGCCGTCTGCGGCGTGTCCGGCTCCGGCAAGTCGAGCCTGGTCAGCCAGGTGCTGGTCGACCTGGTCGCGCGCGAGCTGGGGCAGGGCACGACGGCGCTCGAGATGGAGGAAACCGACGAGCTCGAACAGGAAGCCGCGCTGCCCCTGGAGGGACATATCGTCGGCGGCATGGAATCGATCCGGCGCATGGTGCGGGTCGACCAGAAGCCGATCGGACGCACGCCGCGCTCGAACCTCGCTACCTATACCGGCCTGTTCGACCAGGTGCGCAAACTGTTCGCCACGACGAAAATGGCAAAGGCGCGCCGGTATGACGCCGGCCGCTTTTCCTTCAATGTCGCCAAGGGCCGCTGCGAGAACTGCGCCGGCGAGGGTTCCGTCATGGTCGAGCTGCTGTTCCTGCCGAGCGTGTACGCGCCATGCCCGGTCTGCGAGGGCGCGCGCTACAACGCCCAGACGCTGGAAGTGAAGTACAAGGACAGGAACATCGCCGAGGTGCTCGGCATGACGGTCGATGCCGCCGCCGAATTTTTTAAAGGCGAAGCCCTCGTCGAGCGTTCGCTGGAAGTCCTGCGCGAAGTCGGCCTCGGTTACCTGCGCCTGGGCCAACCGGCGACCGAGCTGTCCGGTGGCGAGGCCCAGCGCATCAAGCTGGCGACCGAACTCCAGCGCACCGGCCGCGGCAATACTTTATATGTGCTGGACGAGCCGACCACCGGCCTGCACCCGTCCGACGTCGACCGCCTGATCCTGCAGCTCGAACGGCTGGTCGATGCCGGCAACACGGTCGTCGTGGTCGAACACACGATGCGCGTGGTCGCCGCCTGCGACTGGGTGATCGACATCGGCCCGGGCGCCGGCGACGAAGGCGGCACGGTGGTGGTGGCCGGTCCGCCGGAAACCGTGGCGGGCGCTGCGAAAAGCCGTACCGCGCCCTATTTACGGCCCTGCCTGCCCTCGTAGATAGTCGAGGGGCAGCGCACGGTTGAACCGCCGGAATCGTGTCATTTGCGTTACACTTAAGAACTTTTTTCTTAAAATAAACGCAAGACATGACCGGCACCTCGCTCGATAACACCCAGTTCCGCCGCATACTGGCGCGCAATGTCGCTCTCCCGCTCGGCCTGTCCGTGCTGAGCGCCATCGTTTTCGTGGCCGTCATTGCTTATCTGGTGAGCGTCCTGAACTGGGTCGAACATTCCCAGGAGGTCATCGGCAAGGCCAACGAGGTGAATAAACTCGTCTCCGACATGGAAGCGGGCTTGCGCGGCTACGCGATCACCGGCGACGAAAGTTTCCTGGCGCCTTATACGGTGGCCAAGCCGAAGGTCGATGTCGAGATGGACGGCTTGCTGCGCCTGGTGGGCGACAACCGGGCCCAGGCCGACCGCCTGCAGCGCGTGCTTGGCGCCCACGCCGAGTGGCTCAAGTTTGCCAACGAGATCATCAACAAGCGCCGCGCCAGCCAGGACGTGGTGCAGTCGATCATGAGCGGCCGCGGCAAGAGCCTGACCGACGACATGCGCAGCCAGTTCGCCGCCTTCGTCAACAGCGAGAACGCGCTGCTGGTGTCGCGCGGCCAGGATGCGCGCTCGACCATCGCCTGGTCGGTCGGCTCGTTCCTGCTGTTTACGCTGATCGTCGGCGGCCTGCTGGCCGGCTTCGGCCGGCGCGAACTGGTGCGCCTGTCGAGCACCTACGACGAGGTGCTCAAGCACGAGAACGAACACAATGCCGAATTGCGCCACCTGAGCTGGCTGCGCAGCGGCCAGACCGAACTGGCGGCGAAAAGCATCGGCTTGAATTCCCTGGAAGCCCTGGCCGACGCCGTGCTGCATCACGTGGTGCGCTACCTCGGCGGCTCGGTGGCGGCCATGTATTTCCGTAACGAAGACGGCGTGCTGCGCCGCATCGGCGCCTATGGCTTCTCGAACGAGGACGAACGCGCGAAAATCATCGAGCCCGGCGCCTCGCTGGCCAGCCAGGCCGCCAACGAGAACCGCCTGGTGCGCGTCAAGGAATTGCCGGAAGATTACATCAAGGTCGCCTCGAGCCTGGGCGAAACGGCGCCGCGCGAAATCGTGATCGCGCCCTTCAACAACTTCGGCAAAGTCAAAGGCGTGATCGAGATCGGCTTCCTGCACCCGGTGCGCGAGCGCGACATCGAATTCCTGAAGCTGGTCGGCGACGCCGTCGGCGCCTCGGTCGGCGCGGTGGTCTACCGCCAGCGCCTGCAGGATGCGCTGTCGGAAAGCCAGGCCCTGAACGAGGAACTGCAGGTGCAGCAGGAAGAACTGCGCACGGCGAACGAGGAACTCGAAGAACAGTCGCGCGCGCTGGAAGAGTCGCAGAGCAGCCTGGAAAACCAGCAGGCCGAACTGGAGCAGACCAACGACCAGCTGGCCGAGCAGGCGCTGAACCTGGACATGAAGAACGCGGCCCTGACCGAAGCCCAGGAACAGCTGCGCGCACGCGCACTCGACCTGGAGCGTGCCAGCCGCTACAAATCCGAATTCCTGGCGAACATGTCGCACGAACTGCGCACGCCGCTGAACAGCTCGCTGATCCTGGCGAAGCTGCTGGCGGACAATGTGCCGGGCAACCTGAACGAGGAGCAGGTACGTTTTGCCCAGACGATTTATTCGGCCGGTAACGACCTGCTGCACCTGATCAACGACATCCTCGACATCTCCAAGGTCGAGGCCGGCAAACTCGAACTGCTGCCGGAAGACCTGCCGATCCGCCGCACCGTCGAGGGCCTGGGCCGCACCTTCGAACCGCTGGCCAAGCAGAAGGCCCTGCGCTTCTCCGTCACGGTCGAGCCGAACGTGCCGCCGACCCTGCACACCGACCGCCAGCGCCTGGAACAGGTATTGAAGAACCTGCTGTCGAACGCCGTGAAGTTTACGGAGCAGGGCGAAGTCAGCATGACGGTCAGCGCGACAAGCGAGGGCTGGATCCAGTTCACGGTCGTCGATTCCGGCATCGGCATCGCGCAAGACCAGCACGAACGCATCTTCGAGGCCTTCCACCAGGCCGATGGCACGGCCAACCGCCGTTTCGGCGGCACCGGTCTCGGCCTGTCGATCTCGCGCGACCTGACGGGCCTGCTGGGCGGCACCCTGGTCGTCTCCAGCACGCCTGGGCAGGGCAGCACCTTTACCCTGAGCATGCCGCGCAACGGCATGGTCTCGGCCGCACCGCCGGCCCCGCGCGCGGCAGCGCCGGCGCCGCGTCCGGCGCGTCCGCTGCCGCCGCCTGCGCCGGAGCCGGTGGAGGCCGTCGAGGAAGCGCCGGCCAGGGCGTCCTTCCCCGACGACCGCGCCAAGCCGGCGCAGGGAACCCGCACCGTGCTCGTGATCGAGGATGAACCCGACTTCGCGCGCATCCTGTTCGACCTGGCGCACGACCTCGACTACCGCTGCCTGGTGGGGCTCACCGCCGGCGAAGGCCTGGAACTGGCCGCCAGCGAAAGTCCGGACGCGATCCTGCTCGACATCCGCCTGCCGGACAGCTCGGGCCTGTCGGTGCTGCAGCAGCTGAAGGACAACCCGGCCACGCGCCACATCCCGGTCCACGTCGTCTCGAGCATGGAAAACGGCGGCGAAGCCCTGCATCTGGGCGCGATCGGCTACGCCCTGAAACCGACCAGCCGCGAACAGCTCGAAGCCGTGTTCCGCAAGCTGCAGGAAAAGAGTTCGCAACAGATCAAGCGCGTGCTGCTGGTCGAGGACGACGAGCGCCAGCGCGACAGCGTGGTGCAGCTGATCGCCGACGAGGACGTCAGGATCGACGCCGTCGGTTCCGGCGAAGAAGCGCTGGCCCTGTTGCGCAGCGAGATTTTCGATTGCATGATCATCGACCTGAAGCTGCCGGACATGCAGGGCAAGGAGTTGCTCGAGAACATGTCGCACGAAGACCTGGTGTCCTTCCCGCCGGTCATCGTCTACACGGGCCGCAACCTGACGCGCGACGAAGAAGCCGAACTGATGAAGTATTCGCGCTCGATCATCATCAAGGGCGCACGCTCGCCCGAGCGCCTGCTTGACGAGGTGACGCTGTTCCTGCATAAAGTGGAATCGCAGCTGTCGACCGAGCGCCAGCACATGCTCAAAACCGTGCGTGGCCGCGACCGCGTGTTCGAAGGCCGCACCATCCTGCTGGTCGACGACGACGTGCGCAATGTGTTCGCCCTGACGGCGGCGCTCGAACAGCGCGGCGCGAACGTCGAAGTCGGCAGGAACGGCTTCGAAGCGCTGGCCAAGCTGGACGAAGTGCCGGGCGTCGACCTGGTGCTGATGGACATCATGATGCCGGGCATGGACGGCCTGGAAGCGACGCGCCGCATCCGCGCCGACGGCCGCTTCAACCGGCTGCCGATCATCGCGATCACGGCGAAAGCGATGAAGGACGACCAGGAACAGTGCCTGGCCTCCGGCGCCAACGACTACCTGGCGAAACCGATCGACCTGGGCCGCCTGTATTCGCTGCTGCGGGTCTGGATGCCGACGATGGAGCGAATCGCCTGATGAAGCACCCTCCGGACGACATCGACATCGAATTGCGGATGCTGGTCGAGGCGGTCTACCTGAAGTACAACTACGACTTCCGCGACTACACCGGCGCTTCGCAGAAGCGGCGGGTGCTGGTCGCCCTGCGCGAGATGGAGTGCGCGACCGTCTCCGAACTGCAGGCGAAAGTGCTGCACCAGCCGGAAGCGTTTGCGCGGCTGCTGCAATACCTGACCATTCCCGTCACCGAAATGTTCCGCGACCCGGAATATCACGCGGCGCTGCGCAGCCAGGTCGTGCCGCACCTGAGCACCTACCCGTCGCTGAAACTGTGGGTGGCCGGCTGCTCGACGGGCGAGGAAGTGTATTCGCTGGCGATCCTGCTGCACGAGGAAGGCCTGCTCGAGCGCAGCATCATCTACGCGACCGACATCAATCCGGAATCGCTGGAGGCGGCGCGGCGCGGCGTGTTTCCGCTCGACCGCATGCGCCTGTACACCGAGAACTACCAGAAGGCGGGCGGCAAGCGCGCGTTTTCGGACTATTACACGGCGGCCTATGGCGGGGCGCTGTTCGAGCGGTACCTGGTGGAGAACGTGACCTTCGCCGACCACAGCCTGGCGACCGACACCGTGTTCTCGGAGACGCATTTCATCAGCTGCCGCAACGTGATGATCTACTTTAACCGGCGCCTGCAGAACCGCGTGCTGGGACTGTTCCACGATTCGCTCTGCCACCGCGGCTTCATGGCGCTGGGCAGCAAGGAAAGCATCGACTTTTCGACCTACGCCAACCGCTTCGAATCCGTGGCGCGGCGCGAACGCATCTTCCGCAAGGCGGGGCAATGACGGCGACCCGGGAAGCCGTCGGCGCTGCGCTTGCCGGCCGCAGGATCGAGGCCGTCGTGATCGGCGCCTCGGCAGGCGGCGTGGACGCACTGGTCGAGCTGCTGCCGGCGCTGCCGCCCGACTTCGGCCCGGCCACGGTCTGCATCCTGCATGTGCCGGCCGACCGCGAAAGCCGCCTGGCCGAGCTGTTCGCGGCGCGCCTGGCGCTGCCGGTGCGCGAAGCGGTCGATAAAGCGCCGGTGGAGCCGGGCACTGTCTATTTTGCCGGCGCGGGGTACCATCTGTCGATCGAACAGGATCGCGTTTTTTCCCTCAGCTGCGAGCCGCCGGTGCATTATGCACGTCCGGCCATCGATGTGCTGATGGAGTCGGCCGCCGACGCCTATGGGGCGGCTTTGGCCGGCATACTGCTTACCGGCGCCAACATCGACGGCGCCGAGGGCATGCAGAGGATCAGGCAGCGCGGCGGCCTGACCATCGTCCAGGACCCGGCGGGCGCGCAGGCCTCGGCCATGCCGGAAGGGGCCATCCGGCTGTGCGCCCCGCACCTGG encodes:
- a CDS encoding response regulator, with protein sequence MTGTSLDNTQFRRILARNVALPLGLSVLSAIVFVAVIAYLVSVLNWVEHSQEVIGKANEVNKLVSDMEAGLRGYAITGDESFLAPYTVAKPKVDVEMDGLLRLVGDNRAQADRLQRVLGAHAEWLKFANEIINKRRASQDVVQSIMSGRGKSLTDDMRSQFAAFVNSENALLVSRGQDARSTIAWSVGSFLLFTLIVGGLLAGFGRRELVRLSSTYDEVLKHENEHNAELRHLSWLRSGQTELAAKSIGLNSLEALADAVLHHVVRYLGGSVAAMYFRNEDGVLRRIGAYGFSNEDERAKIIEPGASLASQAANENRLVRVKELPEDYIKVASSLGETAPREIVIAPFNNFGKVKGVIEIGFLHPVRERDIEFLKLVGDAVGASVGAVVYRQRLQDALSESQALNEELQVQQEELRTANEELEEQSRALEESQSSLENQQAELEQTNDQLAEQALNLDMKNAALTEAQEQLRARALDLERASRYKSEFLANMSHELRTPLNSSLILAKLLADNVPGNLNEEQVRFAQTIYSAGNDLLHLINDILDISKVEAGKLELLPEDLPIRRTVEGLGRTFEPLAKQKALRFSVTVEPNVPPTLHTDRQRLEQVLKNLLSNAVKFTEQGEVSMTVSATSEGWIQFTVVDSGIGIAQDQHERIFEAFHQADGTANRRFGGTGLGLSISRDLTGLLGGTLVVSSTPGQGSTFTLSMPRNGMVSAAPPAPRAAAPAPRPARPLPPPAPEPVEAVEEAPARASFPDDRAKPAQGTRTVLVIEDEPDFARILFDLAHDLDYRCLVGLTAGEGLELAASESPDAILLDIRLPDSSGLSVLQQLKDNPATRHIPVHVVSSMENGGEALHLGAIGYALKPTSREQLEAVFRKLQEKSSQQIKRVLLVEDDERQRDSVVQLIADEDVRIDAVGSGEEALALLRSEIFDCMIIDLKLPDMQGKELLENMSHEDLVSFPPVIVYTGRNLTRDEEAELMKYSRSIIIKGARSPERLLDEVTLFLHKVESQLSTERQHMLKTVRGRDRVFEGRTILLVDDDVRNVFALTAALEQRGANVEVGRNGFEALAKLDEVPGVDLVLMDIMMPGMDGLEATRRIRADGRFNRLPIIAITAKAMKDDQEQCLASGANDYLAKPIDLGRLYSLLRVWMPTMERIA
- a CDS encoding CheR family methyltransferase; this encodes MKHPPDDIDIELRMLVEAVYLKYNYDFRDYTGASQKRRVLVALREMECATVSELQAKVLHQPEAFARLLQYLTIPVTEMFRDPEYHAALRSQVVPHLSTYPSLKLWVAGCSTGEEVYSLAILLHEEGLLERSIIYATDINPESLEAARRGVFPLDRMRLYTENYQKAGGKRAFSDYYTAAYGGALFERYLVENVTFADHSLATDTVFSETHFISCRNVMIYFNRRLQNRVLGLFHDSLCHRGFMALGSKESIDFSTYANRFESVARRERIFRKAGQ
- the uvrA gene encoding excinuclease ABC subunit UvrA, which produces MRRKADGNVTAGKETGTPTGGQGRPGYVRVRGAREHNLKNVSLDIPRDALVVFTGVSGSGKSSLAFGTLYAEAQRRYLESVSPYARRLFHQMPVPEVDEIDGLPPAVALQQQRGSPTTRSSVGSVSTLSNSLRMLYSRAGDYPPGQELLYAESFSPNTPEGACPQCSGLGRVYEVTEQSMVPDDTLTIRERAVAAWPPAWHGQNLRDILVTMGYDVDTPWRDLPKKDRDWILYTDETPTVPVYAGLTPAETKVALKRKETPSYQGTFTGARRYVLQTFATTESASMKKRVARYMVSTECPLCRGKRLRQEALSVTFGGVDIADISRMPLARLHAMLLPFANGKGIADKRRARLHPEQLIVTQRIAEDLVARLDVLLALGLGYLALERSTPTLSPGELQRLRLATQVRSNLFGVVYVLDEPSAGLHPADTEALLTALDQLKASGNSLFVVEHALDVIRCADWIVDVGPAAGEKGGEVLYSGAPEGLKQVEASQTRRYLFDEAPLQARERREPAGWLRLEGVTRNNLNKLKVQFPLGVLTAVCGVSGSGKSSLVSQVLVDLVARELGQGTTALEMEETDELEQEAALPLEGHIVGGMESIRRMVRVDQKPIGRTPRSNLATYTGLFDQVRKLFATTKMAKARRYDAGRFSFNVAKGRCENCAGEGSVMVELLFLPSVYAPCPVCEGARYNAQTLEVKYKDRNIAEVLGMTVDAAAEFFKGEALVERSLEVLREVGLGYLRLGQPATELSGGEAQRIKLATELQRTGRGNTLYVLDEPTTGLHPSDVDRLILQLERLVDAGNTVVVVEHTMRVVAACDWVIDIGPGAGDEGGTVVVAGPPETVAGAAKSRTAPYLRPCLPS
- a CDS encoding chemotaxis protein CheB; the protein is MTATREAVGAALAGRRIEAVVIGASAGGVDALVELLPALPPDFGPATVCILHVPADRESRLAELFAARLALPVREAVDKAPVEPGTVYFAGAGYHLSIEQDRVFSLSCEPPVHYARPAIDVLMESAADAYGAALAGILLTGANIDGAEGMQRIRQRGGLTIVQDPAGAQASAMPEGAIRLCAPHLVLPLSEIRALLPQLETT